One Brachyspira sp. SAP_772 genomic window, TCAAAATATTCTTCATCTACTTTTGGCATTTTGGTTTTTTTGTGTTCACCTCATTAAATATAGTTAATAAAAACGACATACATGTCATTTTTATTCGGAAACTAATATTAATACAATTAAAAATAATGTCAATAGCCGAAAATAAAAAAATAGTTATTTATTTTATCTTTACATATGTTTTATTATAAAAATGATGTTTTTAGTATTTAGAAATATTTTTGTTTTTTATTAGCATCATAGAATATATTAGTTTATTTGTTGTTGATTTTTGTGTTTTTAATAATTTTTATTTGTGGTGTAGGATATATAGTATTTTATATAAGCAGTTAATTTATATAATATTTAAAAACTTTTCAAATAAAAAATATAAGAATATTTTAAAATTTATATTATACGAAAATAAAAAAATAAGCATTATTATTYAAATAATGCTTAATATATTTTATTTTTATAAAAGTGTAATTTAATATTATATAAAATTTTTATTTACTAGAAGATTTTGTCTCCCAAGGAAATAATAGCCAATCATCATGATTTATACTTCTATATATATATTTTGGTCTTATTTTGCTAGTATGCTCTCTAATAAATAAAGTAGCTATATCAAATTTCTGRTCATCAAAATATTTTAAAGTTTCACCTGTATCAGAKATATCATCTACAATTAAAACAGACTTATCTTTTACCTTTAATCTCCACACCTCTTCCAGATTAAGAACCATAGGCACTTTTAATCTATGAGCAAGCATAACAGCAGAAACTAATCCTC contains:
- a CDS encoding phosphoribosyltransferase family protein, translated to GLVSAVMLAHRLKVPMVLNLEEVWRLKVKDKSVLIVDDISDTGETLKYFDDQKFDIATLFIREHTSKIRPKYIYRSINHDDWLLFPWETKSSSK